One stretch of Acidobacteriota bacterium DNA includes these proteins:
- a CDS encoding YkvA family protein: protein MSQQDGSQWQEGAPEARLEGELVDPEVRGLPESERLLSFYDRLRQRMLDAAEGRAGEKGQRAADLLLVVPDVFLLLVRMVLDREVPRGTRNLIGGALLYFLVPMDLLPEAFMGPLGFTDDLLLAAAVLSAAMGPALEPIAERHWSGRPGVRRALGDAAVSARALLGEPILKRIGRLLERRGIDLDETVDRKKAEVR from the coding sequence ATGAGTCAGCAAGACGGGAGCCAGTGGCAGGAGGGCGCGCCGGAGGCGCGACTGGAAGGCGAGCTGGTGGATCCGGAGGTCCGAGGCCTGCCGGAATCGGAGCGCCTGTTGAGCTTCTACGACCGCCTGCGCCAACGCATGCTCGACGCCGCCGAGGGCCGCGCCGGCGAGAAGGGCCAGCGGGCGGCGGATTTGCTACTGGTGGTTCCGGATGTTTTCCTGCTCCTGGTACGCATGGTCCTCGACCGGGAAGTGCCGCGGGGCACCCGCAACCTCATTGGCGGGGCGCTGCTCTACTTCCTCGTGCCCATGGATCTGTTGCCCGAGGCCTTCATGGGGCCTTTGGGGTTCACCGACGATCTGTTGCTGGCGGCGGCGGTGCTCAGCGCTGCCATGGGGCCGGCCCTCGAACCCATCGCTGAGCGCCATTGGAGCGGTCGCCCGGGGGTGCGTAGAGCCCTCGGGGATGCCGCGGTTTCCGCCCGGGCGCTACTCGGCGAGCCCATCCTCAAGCGCATCGGTCGGCTCCTCGAGCGCCGAGGCATCGATCTCGATGAGACGGTCGACAGAAAGAAGGCCGAGGTGCGGTGA
- a CDS encoding UbiA family prenyltransferase, with protein sequence MSKLQSYLRLARPFTLLPPLLGIVSGAVCAFGSVHNPDPQSRLTLSVVLTVALGSLCASFLNAASNAINQIYDLEIDRLNKPDRPLVTGALSLREGWIFTWVMYVLALVPTWLVVVYPYNTWSEKLGAPLAYHETFFIYLAGLVFTFVYSAPVAGRTKARGVWANLTIAIPRGVLLKVAGWAMVAHIFHWEPWFIGAIFGIYLIGASATKDFADMEGDLAGGCKTLPILYGVRKAAWMISPFFVLPWLLLPVGAYMPDPQNPEHPILTGNAPFLVMLGLLLTVWGAYTVYLLVRDPDSLARTENHPSWTHMYLMMMAAQVGFAVAYLL encoded by the coding sequence GTGAGCAAACTCCAGAGCTATCTCCGCTTGGCCCGGCCGTTCACCCTCTTGCCGCCGCTGCTGGGCATCGTGTCCGGCGCCGTCTGCGCCTTCGGCTCGGTGCACAACCCCGACCCCCAGAGCCGCCTGACTCTGTCGGTGGTGCTGACGGTGGCGCTGGGCTCGCTGTGCGCCAGTTTTCTCAACGCTGCCTCCAACGCCATCAACCAAATCTACGACCTGGAGATCGACCGCCTCAACAAGCCCGACCGGCCGCTGGTCACCGGCGCCCTGAGTCTGCGGGAGGGGTGGATTTTCACCTGGGTGATGTATGTGTTGGCGCTGGTGCCCACCTGGCTGGTGGTGGTTTACCCCTACAACACCTGGTCGGAGAAGCTCGGCGCTCCCCTGGCCTACCACGAGACCTTCTTCATCTACCTGGCGGGGCTGGTCTTCACCTTCGTCTACTCCGCCCCGGTGGCGGGCCGCACCAAGGCGCGAGGAGTGTGGGCGAATCTCACCATCGCCATTCCCCGGGGGGTGCTGCTGAAGGTGGCGGGGTGGGCCATGGTGGCGCACATCTTCCACTGGGAGCCCTGGTTCATCGGCGCCATCTTCGGCATCTACCTCATCGGCGCCTCGGCGACCAAGGATTTCGCCGACATGGAGGGGGATCTGGCCGGCGGCTGCAAGACCCTGCCCATTCTCTATGGGGTGCGCAAGGCGGCGTGGATGATCAGCCCGTTCTTCGTTCTGCCCTGGCTGCTGTTGCCGGTCGGAGCCTATATGCCCGATCCCCAGAACCCGGAGCATCCCATCCTCACCGGCAACGCGCCTTTCCTGGTGATGTTGGGGCTGTTGCTCACTGTGTGGGGGGCCTACACGGTGTACTTGCTGGTGCGCGATCCGGATTCGCTGGCGCGCACCGAAAATCACCCCTCCTGGACCCATATGTACTTGATGATGATGGCGGCCCAGGTCGGTTTCGCCGTTGCCTACCTGCTCTGA
- a CDS encoding GDP-mannose 4,6-dehydratase: MEHGLAMRFLITGISGFVGCHLARHLVDSGAEVVGTCLGACPELPGVKVYDADLLDPSELARVVEEANPEVVVHLGGRSHVGESWKKMAEHFQVNVLGTENLLKAAAGRRVVLASSAEVYGRVPEAQQPIGEEQPLAPRTPYALTKAAAERLALGAGAVVVRSFNVVGPGQAPQFALPAFTAQLAAIEAGRQEPVLKVGNLGARRDFVHIADAVRGYRLAAERGESGGVYNLATGVDHSVREVLEKLIQVSGLKVDVEQDSRRVRPVDVALLRGDSRRLEALGWSVEFDLDRALEDLWAARTLPVLEVPP, translated from the coding sequence ATGGAGCATGGGCTCGCCATGCGCTTCCTGATCACCGGCATCAGCGGCTTCGTCGGCTGCCACCTGGCTCGTCATCTCGTCGATAGCGGGGCGGAGGTGGTGGGCACCTGCTTGGGGGCGTGCCCGGAGCTGCCCGGGGTGAAGGTCTACGATGCGGATCTCCTCGATCCGTCGGAGCTCGCCCGGGTGGTGGAGGAGGCGAACCCGGAGGTGGTGGTGCACCTGGGGGGGCGAAGCCACGTCGGGGAGTCCTGGAAGAAGATGGCGGAGCATTTCCAGGTCAACGTGCTGGGTACCGAGAACCTGCTCAAGGCCGCCGCCGGCCGGCGGGTGGTGTTGGCGTCCAGCGCCGAGGTCTATGGCCGAGTGCCGGAGGCTCAGCAGCCCATCGGGGAGGAGCAGCCGCTGGCGCCGCGCACCCCGTACGCTCTCACCAAAGCCGCTGCCGAGCGCCTGGCCCTGGGGGCCGGTGCGGTGGTGGTGCGCTCGTTCAATGTCGTCGGTCCCGGGCAGGCGCCGCAATTCGCCCTGCCGGCCTTCACCGCTCAGCTGGCGGCCATCGAAGCCGGGCGTCAGGAGCCGGTGCTGAAGGTGGGCAACCTGGGAGCGCGGCGCGATTTCGTCCACATCGCCGACGCCGTCAGAGGCTATCGCCTGGCGGCGGAGCGGGGCGAGAGCGGCGGTGTTTACAACCTGGCCACCGGCGTTGACCACAGCGTGCGGGAAGTGCTCGAGAAGCTCATCCAGGTCTCCGGTCTGAAGGTCGACGTGGAGCAGGATTCGCGGCGGGTGCGGCCGGTGGATGTGGCGCTGCTGCGCGGTGACAGTCGCCGCCTGGAAGCTTTGGGATGGTCGGTGGAGTTTGATCTGGACCGAGCGCTGGAAGATTTGTGGGCGGCGCGAACGCTGCCGGTGCTGGAGGTGCCGCCATGA
- a CDS encoding DUF3341 domain-containing protein → MHAAQEIPRVYGLMAEFDTADELVEACHQSHEAGYRKLDAYSPFPVEEASHALGHDKSPMPLLVLLGGIVGFFTGFGLQYITSVFVYPMNIGGRPFNSWPAFIPVTFEVTILIAGVTAVVGMLAVNGLPRPYHPVFNLEAFKRASRDRFFLCIEAEDPQYDRQGTEEFLRSLNPREVSEVEN, encoded by the coding sequence ATGCACGCGGCTCAGGAGATCCCCAGGGTCTACGGCCTGATGGCGGAGTTCGACACCGCCGACGAGCTGGTCGAGGCCTGTCACCAAAGTCATGAGGCCGGCTACCGCAAGCTGGACGCCTACTCGCCGTTCCCGGTGGAGGAGGCCTCCCACGCCCTCGGTCATGACAAGAGCCCGATGCCCCTGTTGGTGCTGTTGGGCGGAATCGTGGGCTTTTTCACCGGCTTCGGCCTGCAGTACATCACCTCGGTGTTCGTCTACCCGATGAATATCGGCGGCCGGCCGTTCAACAGCTGGCCGGCGTTCATTCCGGTGACCTTCGAGGTGACCATCCTCATCGCCGGTGTCACGGCGGTGGTGGGAATGCTGGCGGTCAACGGCCTGCCCCGGCCTTACCATCCGGTGTTCAACCTCGAGGCTTTCAAGCGGGCGTCGCGGGATCGCTTCTTCCTCTGCATCGAAGCCGAGGATCCGCAGTACGACCGCCAGGGGACCGAGGAGTTCCTGCGCAGCCTGAATCCCAGGGAGGTTTCAGAAGTTGAGAACTAG
- the nrfD gene encoding NrfD/PsrC family molybdoenzyme membrane anchor subunit — protein sequence MSVTDQTLAARPAEEPLLGPGHDAGTVTDGIAGVVFGRTPLWWLGGFLIAGAVMMMMLYAIVYLLLVGTGVWGLNIPVGWGFAIINFVWWIGIGHAGTLISAILLLLNQKWRMSINRFAEAMTLFAVACAGMFPILHTGRPWLAVYWLLPYPNSMGLWPQFRSPLMWDVFAVSTYLTISLLFWYIGLIPDLATMRDSAKNSIQQRIYGLFAMGWRGSARHWHNYESAYLLLAGLSTPLVLSVHTVVSFDFAVGQLPGWHATIFPPYFVAGAIYAGFAMVLILAIPLRKLFHLEDFITIRHLENMGKVTLATGLIVVYGYMVELFMAFYSGNQYEEFMMLNRITGPYQVQWWSLLLCNALAPQLLWVKKFRTSPLMLFIVSLFVSVGMWLERFIIVATSLHRDFLPSSWDLYAGTRWDWALYIGTIGFFLALFFLFIRFVPAISIFEMRTLLPKTEKGDA from the coding sequence ATGTCCGTCACTGATCAGACGCTCGCGGCCCGGCCGGCGGAAGAGCCGCTGCTGGGGCCGGGGCACGACGCCGGCACCGTCACCGACGGCATCGCCGGCGTAGTCTTCGGCCGCACCCCTCTGTGGTGGCTCGGCGGCTTCCTCATCGCCGGCGCGGTGATGATGATGATGCTCTACGCCATCGTCTACCTGCTGCTGGTGGGTACCGGGGTTTGGGGCCTGAACATCCCGGTGGGTTGGGGCTTCGCCATCATCAACTTCGTCTGGTGGATCGGCATCGGCCACGCCGGTACCTTGATCTCGGCGATTCTGCTGCTGCTCAACCAGAAGTGGCGCATGTCCATCAACCGCTTCGCCGAGGCGATGACGCTCTTCGCCGTGGCCTGTGCCGGCATGTTCCCCATCCTGCACACCGGCCGTCCGTGGCTGGCGGTGTACTGGCTGCTGCCCTACCCCAACAGCATGGGCCTGTGGCCGCAGTTCCGCAGCCCGCTGATGTGGGACGTCTTCGCCGTCAGCACCTACCTGACCATCTCGCTGCTCTTTTGGTACATCGGCCTGATCCCCGATCTGGCGACCATGCGCGACAGCGCCAAGAACAGCATCCAGCAGCGCATCTACGGCCTCTTCGCCATGGGCTGGCGCGGTTCCGCCCGGCACTGGCACAACTACGAGTCGGCCTACCTGCTCCTCGCCGGCCTGTCCACTCCGCTGGTGCTCTCGGTGCACACGGTGGTGAGCTTCGACTTCGCCGTCGGCCAGCTCCCCGGCTGGCACGCCACCATCTTCCCGCCGTACTTCGTCGCCGGCGCCATCTACGCCGGCTTCGCCATGGTGCTGATCCTCGCGATCCCGCTGCGCAAGCTCTTCCACCTGGAAGACTTCATCACCATCCGGCATCTGGAGAATATGGGCAAGGTCACCTTGGCCACGGGCCTGATCGTGGTCTACGGCTACATGGTCGAGCTGTTCATGGCCTTCTACAGCGGCAACCAATACGAAGAGTTCATGATGCTCAACCGCATCACCGGCCCCTATCAGGTGCAGTGGTGGTCGCTGTTGCTGTGCAACGCCTTGGCCCCGCAGCTGCTTTGGGTGAAGAAGTTCCGCACCTCGCCGCTGATGCTCTTCATCGTCTCTCTCTTCGTCAGCGTCGGCATGTGGCTGGAGCGCTTCATCATCGTCGCCACCAGCCTGCACCGTGACTTCCTGCCTTCGTCCTGGGACCTGTACGCCGGGACGCGCTGGGATTGGGCCCTGTATATCGGGACCATCGGCTTCTTCCTGGCGCTCTTCTTCCTGTTCATCCGATTCGTCCCGGCCATCTCGATCTTCGAGATGCGAACCTTGCTGCCCAAGACCGAAAAAGGAGACGCCTGA
- a CDS encoding TAT-variant-translocated molybdopterin oxidoreductase has protein sequence MNDQEQKYGEPAAPGREPRKASPLRILPEEARPESPAADAAPRLSSATVRESLKGKSGRNYWRSLDELAQSDDFQEMLHREFPRQASEWDEGVSRRRFLQLSAASLSLAGLTACTRQPSERIVPYVKQPEEIVPGRSLHFATASVGGGGYAVGALVENHQGRPIKVEGNPDHPASLGAAGATDQASILDLYDPDRSRNVLHLGRASQWATLTAALEPLLGAQQAVGGEDLRILTGGVTSPTLAAQMEAVQQRFPSARWHQWDPAVGVAREGDRQAFGDGVETHYDVSKAQVILSLDSDFLSEGPGHLRYARDFAASRKVHENDGKMSRLYAVESTPTSTGAAADHRLPLSAAEVGRFALALAAELGVAGARQPAGGFSSPEAEAWVQAVAEDLRAHGGSSLVVPGAYASPALHVMAHAINQALGNVGTTVVVTEAVAAQPAGGAGTLEELVADMNAGKVSLLFILDTNPLFTAPAGLGFADAVQKVGMRVHLGAYADETAEYCQWHVPMSHWLEAWSDARAYDGTASIVQPLIEPLYESKSIHEMTALLTGETGYSGYETVQRYWQAQGMSEAAWRKALHDGIVEGSALSPRGAAVQGAAVSRAAAQLEEASPAGEGSLELTFRPDPSIVDGRYANNGWLQEVPKPLTKLTWDNALMISPADVDRLGLAGEMDEFHVLPQQLHGDEKKAQHLLEASGKMVRVSVGDQSLEVPLWVLPGQAAGTVTLHLGYGRRRAGAVGTGTGFDAYQLQGGESPWHRSGVTLEAAGGTYDLASTQRHSNIPVESEEAHDRHLVRTASLADFLEHPEIIEEMGHAEMAKHSFYEGFEYNDYRWGMIIDLNSCLGCNACVVACQAENNIPVVGKEQVARGREMHWMRIDRYYEGGVDNPKMHQQPVTCMQCEQAPCELVCPVAATVHNQHGLNDMVYNRCVGTRYCSNNCPYKVRRFNFLLYNKSKDPVTAMARNPEVTVRSRGVMEKCTYCVQRITNARIDAEVEGRRVGGDEIKTACQQSCAADAIVFGDLNQDDSRVAQWKGSPLNYSLLEELGTRPRTTYLAKLRNPNPALESEEGSHDVRH, from the coding sequence TTGAACGATCAGGAACAGAAATACGGCGAGCCGGCGGCCCCCGGCCGCGAACCGCGCAAGGCCTCACCCCTGCGCATCCTGCCCGAAGAGGCCCGTCCGGAATCGCCCGCCGCGGATGCGGCGCCGCGGCTGAGCTCCGCCACCGTGCGTGAGAGCCTCAAGGGAAAGAGCGGTCGCAACTACTGGCGCAGCCTCGACGAGCTGGCGCAGAGCGACGATTTCCAGGAGATGCTGCACCGGGAGTTTCCCCGGCAGGCCTCCGAGTGGGACGAGGGCGTCAGCCGGCGCCGCTTCCTTCAGCTCTCCGCCGCCAGCCTGTCGCTGGCCGGTCTCACCGCCTGCACCCGCCAGCCGTCGGAACGCATCGTTCCCTACGTCAAGCAGCCCGAGGAGATCGTTCCCGGACGTAGCCTGCACTTCGCCACCGCCTCCGTCGGGGGCGGCGGCTATGCCGTCGGCGCGTTGGTGGAGAATCATCAGGGCCGCCCCATCAAGGTGGAGGGCAACCCCGACCACCCGGCGAGCCTGGGCGCCGCCGGCGCCACCGACCAAGCGAGCATTCTCGATCTCTACGATCCGGATCGCTCGCGCAACGTTTTGCACCTGGGCCGGGCCAGCCAGTGGGCCACTCTCACCGCCGCCCTCGAGCCGCTGCTCGGGGCTCAGCAGGCGGTCGGCGGTGAAGATCTGCGGATTCTCACCGGCGGGGTCACCTCGCCGACCCTGGCGGCACAAATGGAGGCCGTGCAGCAGCGCTTCCCCTCCGCCCGCTGGCATCAGTGGGATCCCGCCGTCGGCGTTGCGCGGGAAGGCGACCGCCAGGCCTTCGGGGACGGCGTCGAGACCCACTACGACGTCAGCAAGGCGCAGGTCATTCTGTCTCTGGATTCGGACTTTCTGAGCGAGGGGCCTGGGCACCTACGCTACGCTCGGGACTTCGCCGCCAGCCGCAAGGTTCACGAGAACGACGGCAAGATGAGCCGGCTGTATGCCGTGGAGAGCACGCCCACCTCCACCGGCGCCGCCGCTGACCATCGTCTGCCGCTATCCGCTGCCGAGGTGGGGCGCTTCGCCCTGGCGCTCGCCGCCGAGCTCGGCGTGGCCGGAGCTCGCCAGCCAGCCGGCGGCTTCTCGTCGCCGGAGGCGGAGGCCTGGGTCCAGGCTGTGGCGGAGGACCTCCGCGCTCACGGTGGCAGCAGCCTGGTGGTGCCCGGCGCCTACGCTTCGCCGGCGCTCCACGTCATGGCCCACGCCATCAACCAGGCTCTGGGCAATGTCGGCACCACGGTGGTGGTCACCGAGGCGGTGGCGGCCCAGCCCGCGGGGGGTGCCGGAACCCTGGAAGAGCTCGTCGCGGACATGAACGCCGGCAAGGTCTCTCTGCTCTTCATCCTCGACACCAATCCCCTGTTCACTGCCCCGGCGGGCCTCGGCTTCGCCGACGCCGTGCAGAAGGTGGGGATGCGGGTGCACCTGGGGGCCTATGCGGACGAGACCGCCGAGTACTGCCAGTGGCATGTCCCCATGTCCCACTGGCTGGAGGCCTGGAGCGACGCTCGGGCCTACGACGGCACCGCGAGCATCGTTCAGCCCCTCATCGAGCCGCTCTATGAGAGCAAGTCCATCCACGAAATGACCGCGCTGCTCACCGGTGAGACCGGCTACTCCGGCTACGAGACCGTGCAGCGCTACTGGCAGGCCCAGGGCATGAGCGAAGCCGCCTGGCGCAAGGCGCTCCACGACGGCATCGTCGAGGGCAGCGCACTGTCGCCGCGGGGAGCCGCGGTGCAAGGAGCTGCCGTGTCCCGCGCCGCCGCCCAGCTGGAAGAGGCCTCGCCCGCCGGGGAGGGGAGCCTGGAGCTCACCTTCCGGCCCGATCCCTCGATCGTCGATGGCCGCTACGCCAATAACGGCTGGCTGCAGGAGGTGCCCAAGCCGCTGACCAAGCTAACCTGGGACAACGCCCTGATGATCAGCCCGGCGGATGTGGACCGTCTGGGGCTGGCGGGGGAGATGGACGAGTTCCACGTTCTTCCCCAACAGCTCCACGGCGATGAGAAGAAGGCCCAGCACCTGCTGGAGGCCAGTGGCAAGATGGTGCGGGTGAGCGTCGGCGACCAAAGCCTCGAGGTACCCCTGTGGGTGCTGCCGGGGCAGGCCGCGGGCACCGTCACCCTGCACCTCGGCTACGGCCGCCGCCGCGCCGGCGCTGTCGGCACCGGCACCGGCTTCGACGCCTATCAGCTGCAGGGAGGCGAGTCCCCCTGGCACCGCTCCGGGGTCACCCTCGAAGCCGCCGGCGGCACCTACGACCTGGCCTCCACCCAGCGGCACAGCAACATCCCGGTGGAGAGCGAGGAAGCTCACGACCGGCACCTGGTGCGCACCGCCTCCCTGGCGGACTTCCTCGAACATCCGGAGATCATCGAGGAGATGGGCCACGCCGAGATGGCCAAGCACAGCTTCTACGAGGGCTTTGAATACAACGACTACCGCTGGGGCATGATCATCGATCTCAACTCCTGCCTCGGCTGCAACGCCTGTGTGGTGGCCTGCCAGGCGGAGAACAACATCCCGGTGGTGGGCAAGGAGCAGGTGGCCCGGGGCCGCGAGATGCATTGGATGCGCATCGACCGCTACTACGAAGGCGGGGTCGACAATCCGAAAATGCACCAGCAGCCGGTGACCTGCATGCAATGCGAGCAGGCGCCCTGCGAGCTGGTCTGCCCGGTGGCGGCGACGGTGCACAACCAGCACGGCCTCAACGACATGGTCTACAACCGCTGTGTCGGCACCCGCTACTGCTCCAACAACTGCCCCTACAAGGTGCGCCGCTTCAACTTCCTGCTGTACAACAAGTCCAAGGATCCGGTCACGGCCATGGCCCGCAATCCGGAGGTCACGGTGCGTTCCCGCGGCGTGATGGAGAAGTGCACTTACTGCGTGCAGCGCATCACCAACGCGCGGATCGACGCCGAGGTGGAGGGCCGCCGGGTCGGCGGGGACGAGATCAAGACCGCCTGCCAGCAGAGCTGCGCGGCGGACGCCATCGTTTTCGGCGATCTCAACCAGGACGACTCCCGGGTCGCCCAATGGAAGGGGTCACCGCTCAACTACAGCTTGCTCGAGGAGCTGGGCACGCGGCCGAGGACCACCTATCTGGCCAAGCTGCGCAATCCCAACCCAGCGTTGGAATCGGAGGAGGGGAGCCACGATGTCCGTCACTGA
- a CDS encoding cytochrome c — MRTRNTNARVRLSRRLGVVGLALCLTAAVGCRQDMHDQAKYEALEASTFYADGKAARDLVPNTVPRGFLRADQAYYTGLDASGQGIPGFPMDTLKANWGGNADELSDQEFTRVVLRRGQQRYGMFCTPCHGRVGAGNGMIVQRGFKVPTSFHDERLRTSPPGYFYNVMTEGFGQMSSYARQITPEDRWAIAAYVRTLQFSQSVRTADLNPSDLQRLDEPPAADDHGAGGHGAAGSDSGGHGAAGGDHGAAGDPAAEDPTAGNHGGDHQTDAQAGVPAGE, encoded by the coding sequence TTGAGAACTAGAAACACCAACGCCCGCGTCCGGCTTTCCCGGCGCCTGGGTGTCGTGGGCCTGGCTCTGTGTCTGACGGCGGCGGTGGGCTGTCGTCAGGACATGCACGATCAGGCCAAATACGAGGCTCTGGAGGCCAGCACCTTCTACGCCGACGGCAAAGCCGCCCGCGATCTGGTGCCCAACACCGTGCCCCGCGGCTTCCTGCGCGCCGATCAGGCCTATTACACCGGCCTCGATGCCTCCGGCCAGGGGATTCCCGGCTTTCCCATGGACACCCTCAAGGCCAATTGGGGTGGCAATGCGGACGAGCTCAGCGATCAGGAGTTCACCCGCGTCGTGCTGCGCCGCGGCCAGCAGCGCTACGGCATGTTCTGCACCCCCTGTCACGGACGGGTGGGGGCCGGAAACGGCATGATCGTCCAGCGCGGATTCAAAGTGCCCACGTCGTTCCATGACGAGCGGCTCCGTACCTCGCCGCCGGGCTACTTCTACAACGTGATGACCGAAGGCTTCGGGCAGATGTCCAGCTATGCCCGGCAGATCACGCCGGAAGACCGCTGGGCCATCGCGGCCTATGTGCGGACGCTGCAATTCAGCCAGTCGGTGCGCACGGCGGATCTCAATCCCTCGGACCTGCAGCGGCTGGATGAGCCGCCCGCCGCCGACGACCACGGCGCCGGTGGCCATGGTGCCGCCGGCTCTGATTCCGGGGGGCACGGTGCCGCCGGGGGTGATCATGGCGCGGCGGGGGATCCTGCCGCCGAGGACCCGACCGCCGGTAATCACGGTGGCGACCACCAAACTGATGCCCAGGCGGGCGTTCCTGCGGGGGAGTAA
- a CDS encoding cytochrome c3 family protein produces MAQIFKRSANALALASIILGGTLVVGTLLLVFKLAQSPFMTDQGVVINQPVPFSHDHHTAVLGIHCGYCHTSVEKSAFAGIPPTETCMNCHKLIWNDSPMLEPIRASYRDNEPIRWERVNDLPDFVYFNHSIHVAKGMGCNTCHGQINEMPLVFQAETLQMNWCLDCHRNPEKYVRPREEVYNMDWELPAGVTQAELGAELVAEYNIQPQDTCSTCHR; encoded by the coding sequence ATGGCCCAGATCTTCAAGCGCAGCGCCAATGCGTTGGCCCTGGCGAGCATCATCCTTGGCGGGACGCTGGTCGTCGGCACCCTGCTGTTGGTGTTCAAGCTGGCCCAGTCGCCGTTCATGACCGATCAGGGAGTGGTGATCAACCAGCCGGTGCCCTTTAGTCACGACCACCACACGGCGGTCTTGGGCATTCACTGTGGGTACTGTCACACCTCGGTGGAGAAGTCGGCCTTCGCCGGCATCCCGCCCACCGAAACGTGCATGAACTGCCACAAGCTCATCTGGAACGACAGCCCCATGCTCGAGCCGATCCGCGCCAGCTATCGCGACAACGAGCCCATCCGCTGGGAGCGGGTCAACGACCTGCCCGACTTCGTGTACTTCAACCACAGCATTCACGTCGCCAAGGGCATGGGCTGCAACACCTGCCACGGACAGATCAACGAAATGCCTCTGGTCTTCCAAGCGGAAACCCTCCAGATGAATTGGTGCCTCGACTGCCACCGCAACCCTGAGAAGTACGTACGGCCACGGGAAGAGGTTTACAACATGGACTGGGAATTGCCGGCGGGAGTCACTCAGGCGGAGCTGGGAGCCGAGCTGGTGGCGGAATACAACATTCAGCCGCAGGACACCTGCTCCACGTGCCATCGATGA
- a CDS encoding TIGR00297 family protein: MNADGGSADVASLGRASSGLSRGEVLRKLVHMSVGFIAFAVRPLGPMLAALCALAALLFNLLILPRIGGRSLWREAETARGMSLGIVFYPLTVLILILAFHQRLEVAAGVWGILAFGDGMASLVGMALGRHKLPWNPGKSWLGSLAYVFFGTLACAVLVQWTAPDRYSLVFALAISFGAALFAAILESQPQGLDDNIGVPLLTGLWLYCLLLAENTWANLLQPDMASQLAIAAAVNLVLALAGYAARSVNLSGMIGGFLIGTAIYACLGWQGYLLLLTFFILGTACTKLGYRRKAERGLAQEGGGRRGARHAVANTGVAAACALFALITPNTEIFAIAFAAAFATASADTVSSEIGQLWGRRTFLITNLRPVPPGTEGAVSLEGTLAGLAGAALVAVLGAVLGLFGPGAVLVVTVAAFVGTTLESLAGATLERRGLLDNEAINFLNTLVGALTAAALVPLLP, translated from the coding sequence ATGAACGCTGACGGTGGAAGCGCGGACGTGGCGAGCTTGGGCCGCGCTAGCTCGGGCCTGAGCCGGGGCGAGGTGCTGCGCAAGCTGGTGCATATGTCGGTGGGTTTCATCGCCTTCGCCGTGCGCCCTCTGGGGCCGATGCTGGCCGCCCTCTGCGCCCTGGCAGCGCTGCTCTTCAACCTGCTGATCCTGCCGCGCATCGGCGGCCGGAGCCTGTGGCGGGAGGCTGAGACGGCGCGGGGCATGTCCTTGGGCATCGTGTTCTACCCGCTGACGGTGCTGATCCTGATCCTCGCCTTCCACCAGCGGCTGGAGGTGGCTGCAGGGGTTTGGGGCATCCTCGCTTTCGGCGACGGTATGGCCTCGCTGGTGGGCATGGCCCTGGGGCGCCACAAGCTGCCCTGGAATCCCGGCAAGAGCTGGCTCGGCTCGCTGGCCTACGTCTTCTTCGGCACCCTCGCCTGCGCGGTGTTGGTGCAGTGGACCGCTCCCGACCGCTACTCCCTCGTCTTTGCGCTGGCGATTTCCTTCGGTGCCGCTCTCTTCGCGGCCATCCTCGAGTCCCAGCCCCAAGGCCTGGACGACAATATCGGGGTCCCGCTGCTCACCGGCTTGTGGCTCTACTGCTTGTTGCTGGCGGAGAATACCTGGGCGAATCTGCTGCAGCCGGACATGGCCTCGCAGCTGGCCATCGCGGCGGCGGTCAATCTGGTGCTGGCGCTGGCGGGCTACGCTGCCCGCTCGGTCAACCTGTCGGGAATGATCGGCGGCTTCCTCATCGGCACCGCCATCTACGCCTGCCTCGGCTGGCAGGGCTATCTACTGCTCTTGACCTTCTTCATCCTCGGCACCGCCTGCACCAAGCTCGGCTATCGGCGCAAGGCGGAGCGCGGTCTGGCCCAGGAGGGCGGAGGCCGCCGCGGTGCTCGCCATGCGGTGGCCAATACCGGGGTCGCCGCCGCCTGTGCTCTCTTCGCCCTGATCACCCCCAACACCGAGATCTTCGCCATCGCTTTTGCGGCGGCTTTCGCCACCGCATCGGCGGATACGGTGTCCAGCGAGATCGGCCAGCTGTGGGGCCGCCGCACCTTCCTCATCACCAATCTGCGGCCGGTGCCGCCGGGCACCGAGGGGGCGGTGTCGTTGGAGGGTACCCTGGCGGGGCTCGCCGGGGCGGCGCTGGTGGCGGTCTTGGGGGCGGTGCTGGGGCTCTTCGGCCCCGGCGCGGTCTTGGTGGTCACGGTGGCGGCCTTCGTCGGCACCACTCTGGAGAGTCTCGCTGGCGCGACCCTGGAGCGGCGCGGCCTGCTGGACAACGAGGCGATCAATTTTCTGAACACCCTGGTGGGGGCCCTGACCGCGGCGGCGCTCGTCCCGCTGTTACCGTAA